Genomic window (Gemmatimonadota bacterium):
GGTTCATTCAGAACATGTCGCGCTGGGACAGAGAACCGGCTTCGCCTTCTATCTGGACGCCGAGAACCACCGGAAGATCCTCGTCGGAGTGCAGGGCGACAATGTCCGGCACAACAACTGGCACGATGGACCGTTCGATCAGCTTCCCGACTCTTATGTGAAGACCGGGGAGACGGAAATCGAACCGTATCTGCGCGCGCACTACCATCTGGATCCCGGCGAAATCGACCGGTACGGGAACTACACGACCATCCCCGGCTCACGCGTTCCCGTGGCGCCGTACCGGGCGTACTACGACACGGCGGAACTGAGCTTCGTGGAGGAAGCGGTCACCGAAGGTCTCAAAGGCCCGGAACTCTACGCCCGCATCACGAAACAGGTGTACAACCGCCGTCCGGAGGCCCCCGGGGAAGCGGCTGGACACACGGTGGTTGCGTCCTTCGTCCAAGCCACAGAATAGGCCGCCGACAAGGGTCGTGGCCGAATAATCCTTGGCTTTCCCTCACTCTTGCCATATCTTCGCAGGGTCTTGGCGCACCAACCCAAACCCTGCGAGGCCTGCCCGTGCCCTCCCGAAAGCCCGCTGCCCCGGCTGCCGCCCCGCTCGACGCGATTGACCGGCAGATCCTCGCGCATCTCCAGAAGGAGGGGCGCATCACCAATGCGGAACTCAGCCGTCGGGTGGGCCTGTCCACGGCATCGGTGCTCGAACGGGTGCGCAAGCTGGAGCGAACAGGAGTCGTGCGCGGCTATGCCGCCCTCGTGAGCCCCGCCAGCGTGGGTCTCCATTGCCTCGCCTATGTCGAAGTAACGCTCGACCGTCATGTGAAGGCCACCGTCCGGCGCTTCATGAACGAAATCACCGAACTGGAAGAAGTCCTGGAGTGCCATCACATCACCGGAGAGGCGGACTTTCTGGTGAAGGTGACCACGCGCGACATCCCGGCCTACGAGGACTTCATCCTCCACAAACTCACCGCGCTGCGCGATGTCCGCAATCTGAAGACGCTCATCGTGCTGTCCACGCTGAAGCAGGAGACCGCGCTTCCTCTGACGGAAGCGGGAGAGGAGCGACGATGAATCCCCACGAGGATCACGAGAAGGGCGTGCGGCACTGGATCGCGGAAGGGAAACGGATCGCGTCCGATCGTGCCCGGAGAATCGCACGCACAAAGGACTGGAAGTTCGATACGGTCGCCACCCACGGGCTGTATGACTTCCAGCAGGCGTGCAACCTGAACAACGGTTCCATCATGGAGCCGGTGTACCTGAGCCCCGCCCAGGCCTTTCACGACTATGACGAAATGGAAGTCGCTCTGGCTTACCAGATGCCGTCATGGACCTATTCGCGGATTGCGAACCCCTCTACCTTCTTTCTGGAGGAAACGGTCGCGCTTCTGGAGAGCTACGGGACGGGCTTGAACGCCGGGTGCGTCGCGTGCTCCAGCGGCATGAGTGCCATCCGGTCGGCCATTGAGCCGTTCCTGGTGAAGGACGACTCCCTCCCGCCGCCGAATCTCGTCACGACGGCACGGCTCTACGGCGGGACATTCCAGCAGTTCTCCGAGCGGCAGATGCACGACCGTGGGATTGAGGTGCGCTGGGTCCGCAACAATATGGACATGGAAGAATGGGCGGAGAAGATCGACGCGGGTACGCGCCTCGTCTACGGAGAGATGCCGTCGAACCCGGCGGTCGCCCTGTTCGACATCGAGAAGGTCGCAGAGCTTGCGCATGCGCACGGAGTCCCGCTCATCGTGGACAGCACTTGCGCCTCCCCGGCTCTGCTTCGCCCGCTCGCGTTCGGGGCGGACATTGTGGTGCAATCGGTATCGAAGGTGATGGCCTCGCACGGCATGACCATCGCGGGGACAATGACCGCAAGGCAGAACCTCCCCAGCCGAGTCGGACCCGACGAAATGCGCGAGGACTTCGCCACATGGGTCAAGCTCCTCCCCTATCGCGACAACGGCCCGTCGCTCAACCCCATGAGTGCCATCCTGGCGTTGAACGATCTCCGCTCGCTCCGGTCGCGTGTGGCGCAGATGAGCCGGTCGGCGCTCGCGGTGGCGCGCTTCCTTGAGAGCCAGCCGAAGGTGGCAAGCATTCACTACCCCGGACTGGAGAGCCACTCGCAGCGGGAGATCGCCGACAAGTACCTGACGCTCGTGGACAGTGAGCACGACGCCGACGGGCCCGAACACCTTCACGGCTACATGATGACATTTGAGGTCCGCGAAGACGATCCGTGCGATCCCGTGAACACAAGGCTGTTCTACGATGCGCTCGATCTCTTCTGGAGAGCCACGGACCTCGGAAGAGTGAAATCCGTCGCCACGCTGCCTGCCATTTCCACGCATCAACAACAGGGCGACGAGGGGCGTGCGCTGGCCTCCATTCAACCGAACTATGTCCGGGTCTCCGTCGGGATCGAGCATGTCGACGATGTCATCGCGGATCTGGACCGGGCTCTTGATGCCATTCCGTCACGCGGAAACGCAGAGGGGAACAGGTCATGACACACAAGCTCGCGCTGATCGGCTTCGGGACGGTCGGTCAGGGACTGCTGGAGATCCTCCTCGCCAGGCGGGACGCGCTTCGTGAGGATTATGGCTTCGACTGGGAACTGGTCGCGGTGTCGGACTTCATGAAGGGGTCCGTCCGAAGCGCAGGCGGACTGGACGCGACGGAACTCCTCCGTCTCGCGGCGGGCGGCACATCGCTGGAGGAATACTCCGGCGACGGGTCGCTCGTCAGGGGCGATGACGCACTTGCCACGATCCGTGAGTGCGGCGCGGACACCGTCTGCGAACTCTCCTACACCGATGTGAAGACCGGCGAACCCGCCACCTCTCACTGCCGCGCCGCACTCTCCGCCGGGATGAATGTGGTCACGAGCAACAAAGGCCCCGCCGCGCTCGCGTACCCGGAACTGGCGGGGATTGCCGCATCACAAGGCGTGCGTTTCCTGATCGAAGGCACGGTCATGTCGGGAACGCCCGTACTGAACCTCGCCGACGGCCCGCTGGCGGGTTGCCGGATCGACGCAATCCGCGGGATCTTGAACGGAACCACCAACTACATCCTCTCGGAGATGGAAGCGGGAGCCCCTTACGGTGATGTCCTGACCCGCGCGCAGGAGTTGGGATATGCGGAGGCGGACCCCACCGGTGATGTCGAAGGGTTCGACGCCATGGCAAAGGTCATCATCCTGGCGAATGTCGTGATGGGCGCGTCCATCGGCGCAGACGATGTGGTTCGCGAGGGGATCACCGGCATCACGCCGGACATGATCGCCGAGGCCACCGGGGAAGGCGCTCGCTGGAAGCTCATCGGCTCGGTCGAGCGCGACGGCGACGGGGTGCGCGCGTCCGTCACCCCGGAAAAGGTCCCGTTCTCGCATCCGCTCGCAGGGGTCATG
Coding sequences:
- a CDS encoding Lrp/AsnC family transcriptional regulator, translated to MPSRKPAAPAAAPLDAIDRQILAHLQKEGRITNAELSRRVGLSTASVLERVRKLERTGVVRGYAALVSPASVGLHCLAYVEVTLDRHVKATVRRFMNEITELEEVLECHHITGEADFLVKVTTRDIPAYEDFILHKLTALRDVRNLKTLIVLSTLKQETALPLTEAGEERR
- a CDS encoding aminotransferase class I/II-fold pyridoxal phosphate-dependent enzyme codes for the protein MNPHEDHEKGVRHWIAEGKRIASDRARRIARTKDWKFDTVATHGLYDFQQACNLNNGSIMEPVYLSPAQAFHDYDEMEVALAYQMPSWTYSRIANPSTFFLEETVALLESYGTGLNAGCVACSSGMSAIRSAIEPFLVKDDSLPPPNLVTTARLYGGTFQQFSERQMHDRGIEVRWVRNNMDMEEWAEKIDAGTRLVYGEMPSNPAVALFDIEKVAELAHAHGVPLIVDSTCASPALLRPLAFGADIVVQSVSKVMASHGMTIAGTMTARQNLPSRVGPDEMREDFATWVKLLPYRDNGPSLNPMSAILALNDLRSLRSRVAQMSRSALAVARFLESQPKVASIHYPGLESHSQREIADKYLTLVDSEHDADGPEHLHGYMMTFEVREDDPCDPVNTRLFYDALDLFWRATDLGRVKSVATLPAISTHQQQGDEGRALASIQPNYVRVSVGIEHVDDVIADLDRALDAIPSRGNAEGNRS
- a CDS encoding homoserine dehydrogenase, with protein sequence MTHKLALIGFGTVGQGLLEILLARRDALREDYGFDWELVAVSDFMKGSVRSAGGLDATELLRLAAGGTSLEEYSGDGSLVRGDDALATIRECGADTVCELSYTDVKTGEPATSHCRAALSAGMNVVTSNKGPAALAYPELAGIAASQGVRFLIEGTVMSGTPVLNLADGPLAGCRIDAIRGILNGTTNYILSEMEAGAPYGDVLTRAQELGYAEADPTGDVEGFDAMAKVIILANVVMGASIGADDVVREGITGITPDMIAEATGEGARWKLIGSVERDGDGVRASVTPEKVPFSHPLAGVMGATNALTFTTDHLGDVTIVGPGAGRAETGYSILTDILAILREQGGASS